Proteins encoded together in one Colius striatus isolate bColStr4 chromosome 3, bColStr4.1.hap1, whole genome shotgun sequence window:
- the GUCY1A1 gene encoding guanylate cyclase soluble subunit alpha-1 — MFCTKLKDLKITGECPFSLLTQSHITEEHDKDCTENSSRAALPICKEVHEKDAQGNLPQRKTSRSRVYLHTLTESICKLIFPEFERLNLALQRALAKHRIKETRITGDREDFEKIISDHASAAGIPVESLQESLGEELFKICYEEDEHILGVIGGTLKDFLNSFTTLLKQSGHSQEAGKKDRLEDASILCLEKDQDFLNVYYFFPKKITSLILSGIIKAAAHILYETEVEVMLMPPCFHNDCTEFANQPYLLYSIQVKSAKPSLSPCKPQSSLVIPASVFCKTFPFHFMFDKDMSVLQIGNGIRRLLTRREFQAKPSFEEYFEILTPKVSCTFSGIMTMLNMQFTVRVRRWDNTDMKSSMVMDLKGQMIYIFESSAILFLGSPCVDRLEDFTGRGLYLSDIPIHNALRDVVLIGEQARAQDGLKKRLGKLKATLEKAHQALEEEKKKTVDLLFSIFPGEVAQQLWQGQVVQAKKFNNVTMLFSDIVGFTAICSQCSPMQVITMLNELYTRFDYQCGELDVYKVETIGDAYCVAGGLHKESETHAVQIALMALKMMELSDEVVTPHGEPIKMRIGLHSGSVFAGVVGVKMPRYCLFGNNVTLANKFESCSIPRKINVSPTTYRLLKEYPGFVFTPRSREELPPNFPSDISGICYFLDAFVQGTNSQTWFQKKDLGDGNANFLGEETGID, encoded by the exons ATGTTCTGTACAAAACTGAAAGACTTGAAGATCACAGGAGAATGTCCTTTCTCCTTACTTACTCAAAGTCACATTACTGAGGAACATGACAAGGACTGCACAGAAAACAGCTCTAGAGCAGCTTTGCCCATCTGCAAAGAAGTCCACGAAAAAGATGCTCAAGGAAACCTTCCGCAAAGGAAAACGAGCAGAAGTAGAGTGTATCTGCACACATTAactgaaagcatctgcaaaCTAATCTTTCCTGAG ttTGAAAGGCTAAATCTTGCACTTCAGAGAGCACTTGcaaaacacagaataaaagaaaCCAG AATAACTGGGGACAGAgaagattttgaaaaaataatcagtGATCATGCCAGTGCCGCAG GTATTCCCGTGGAGTCTCTACAGGAATCTCTTGGTGAAGAGCTATTCAAAATATGCTATGAAGAGGATGAACACATATTAGGGGTTATTGGAGGAACCCTTAAAGACTTCTTGAACAGTTTCACTACTCTGCTGAAGCAGAGTGGCCACAGccaagaagcaggaaaaaaagacagacttGAAGATGCCTCAATATTATGCCTGGAGAAAGATCAGGACTTCTTAAATGtgtattatttctttcctaAGAAAATCACGAGTCTTATTCTATCTGGTATTATTAAAGCAGCAGCTCATATTTTGTATGAAACTGAAGTAGAAGTGATGCTTATGCCTCCTTGTTTCCATAATGACTGCACTGAGTTTGCTAATCAGCCTTATTTACTGTACTCTATACAAGTCAAAAGTGCTAAACCTTCCCTATCTCCATGTAAACCACAGTCTTCACTTGTGATTCCTGCCTCTGTGTTCTGTAAGACTTTCCCATTTCATTTTATGTTTGACAAGGATATGTCAGTTCTTCAAATTGGAAATGGGATAAGAAGACTTTTGACCAGGAGAGAGTTTCAAGCCAAGCCCAGCTTTGAAGAGTATTTTGAAATTCTTACTCCCAAAGTAAGCTGCACTTTTAGTGGAATAATGACAATGCTAAACATGCAGTTTACGGTACGAGTGAGAAGATGGGATAATACTGATATGAAATCATCCATG GTAATGGATCTTAAAGGCCAAATGATCTATATTTTTGAATCCAGTGCCATCCTATTCTTGGGATCTCCTTGTGTGGATAGACTAGAAGATTTTACAGGACGCGGATTGTACCTCTCAGATATTCCCATTCACAACGCATTGAGAGATGTTGTTCTGATAGGAGAGCAGGCCAGAGCTCAGGATGGACTGAAGAAGAGGTTAGGAAAGCTAAAAGCAACCCTTGAGAAGGCCCATCAAGcacttgaagaagaaaagaagaagactGTAGATCTTCTGTTTTCGATTTTTCCTGGAGAGGttgctcagcagctgtggcaagGACAAGTTGTGCAAGCCAAGAAATTTAATAATGTCACAATGCTTTTCTCTGACATTGTTGGATTCACAGCCATCTGCTCCCAATGCTCACCGATGCAGGTTATCACCATGCTTAATGAGCTTTACACTCGCTTTGATTACCAATGTGGAGAGCTAGATGTCTACAAG GTTGAGACTATTGGAGATGCCTACTGTGTTGCTGGAGGTTTACACAAAGAAAGTGAAACACATGCTGTTCAAATAGCATTGATGGCCCTGAAGATGATGGAGCTATCAGATGAAGTGGTGACTCCCCATGGAGAGCCTATCAAG ATGCGTATTGGCCTTCATTCTGGATCTGTCTTTGCTGGTGTTGTTGGTGTTAAAATGCCCCGTTACTGCCTTTTTGGAAATAATGTAACCCTTGCCAATAAGTTTGAATCTTGCAGTATacctagaaaaataaatgtgagcCCAACAACTTACAG GTTGCTAAAGGAATATCCTGGTTTTGTGTTCACACCTCGCTCAAGAGAAGAGCTTCCACCAAATTTTCCCAGCGATATCTCTGGAATTTGCTATTTTCTGGATGCTTTCGTTCAAGGAACAAACTCACAGACTTGgtttcaaaagaaagatttgGGAGATGGCAATGCCAATTTTTTGGGTGAGGAAACAGGAATAGACTAA